In the genome of Brockia lithotrophica, the window AAGGAAGTGTCGGCTCCGCGTCCCGCATCGGCGTCGGCCGGCGGGCGTTCCCCGGAGGCGCGGTCCGACTCCTCCTCCGGCAAGTCGAAGACGCCGCGCAGACGGCGGGAGAGGCGCTCGCGCTCGAGTTCGGCGGCGTCTACCGCGCGCAATGCCTCGTCGAGCTTGCGGCGTGTACGCGAGAGGAGGTCGGCGAGGCGGGAAAAATCCGCCTGAACGCGCCGGAGGAGCTCCCAAACCTCGCCCGCGCGCCGCTCAATGGCCACTGTGCGAAGGCCGAGGGAGAGGCTGTGGAGGATCGCCGCGAGCGTCGTCGGCCCCACAAGCACGACCCGCCACTCCCGCTGAAGCGTCTCAAATAGCCCCGGCTCACGCAACGCCTCCGCGTACAGGCTTTCAAAGGGCAAAAAGAGGAGGGCGAAATCCGTAGTGTGCGGAGGAACGACGTACTTTTCCCGAACCTTTTGGGCCTCCAGGCGGAGGCGTTCGACGAAACGACGTCGCGCCCGGCGCACGGCCTCGGGGTCCCCCGCCTCCTCCGCCGCGAGGTACGCCTCCACGTCGGCAAGGGGGAACTTCGCGTCGATCGGCAGCCACATCCCTTCCCCTGCCGTCCGACCGGGCAGGCGGACGGCGAAGTCCACGCGCTCTTCCGAGTTCGGATTTACACGCACGTCGCGGGCGTACTGCTCGGGAAGGAGGATGTCGGAGAGGATGTTCTCCAATTGGACCTCCCCGAGTACGCCCCGGCGCTTCACGTTGGCGAGTATCCGCCGAAGGTCCCCCACGCCCTCCGCAAGGGCGCGCATCTCCCCCAGACCGCGGTGGACTTCTTCTAACCGTTCGCTCACGAGGCGAAATGAGGCGCCGAGGCGCGCTTCGAGCGTCGTCTCGAGCTTCTCGTCGACCGTGCGGCGGAGCGATTCCAGGGTGCGTTCGTTTTCGTCGCGAATTCGGTGAAGTTCTTCGGCGACGCGCGCCTCGAGGCGTTCGAGCCGGCCCTCGCTCCCCGCGACGAGGTCCATGAGCCGTTCGCTCAAGAGGCCCATCTGCTGGACGAACGTCCGCTGCTCCGACTCGAGGGAACGCGCGAGCCGGTCGAGAGTGCCAAACACGCGGTCTTCGGAAGCCCCACCTCCGCGGGAAAAACGCCGCGCCGCCCACCAGCCCAAACCGAACGCAACCACGACAAGGACGAAGACGACTCCTACGGGAACGTGCACCCCCCACACCCCGTCCGGCACCGCCGTCCCCCCCTTCCCGTCCCCCTACTCCGCGTTGGCCAGGGGAAAGTCCTTTGCCCGCGGGAGGAAATGTTGGAGACACGAGGAAAAATTGAAATACAAAAATTTTTGACGATAAATTGGGAACTTGCTAGACTCAAAGTACATACCCCTTCGGAGGTGACCGACGCGCCGGGGTTCCCGCGAATCCGTACGGCGCAGAAGGCGGATGGAAGACGATCGGACGCGAGCCCGAATTGAAGCGCGCCTCGGGATTCTGAGCGCCCTGGGAAACGCCTTCCTCGCGCTGCTCAAGCTCGGCCTCGGGTGGGCGGGGCAGAGCCGCGCGCTCTTTGCCGACGGAATACACAACGTGGCAGACCTCCTCGTCGGCGGCGTGGGGGCGCTGAGCGCGCGCGTTGCGGAAAAACCGCCGGACGAGGACCATCCGTACGGACACGGAAAGGCCGAAGTGCTCGCTGCCGCGGGCGTCGCCGCCTTTCTCGGCGTTCTTGCGCTCCTCCTCGCGGTACAGGGAATCGCGTCCTTCGGAAACCCCGAACCCCCGATCCCCTCGTGGGAAACCCTCGCGGCCGCGCTCTTCTCCCTCGGCCTCAAGGGCGTCCTCTACCGCGCGACGATTCGCGAGGCCGAGCGCCTTTCGAGTTACGCCCTGCAGGCGGTAGCCCTGGACCATCGGTCGGACATCTGGGGCTCCCTGGCGGCCGCCCTGGGCATCCTCGGCTCGTACCTCGCGTGCGCCACCCCCTTTGCCTGGTTTCGCCACGCCGACGCGGTAGGGAGCGTCGTCGTGGCCGCGCTCATCCTCCGCATGGCCTACGATCTCCTCCGGGAAACCGGCGACATCCTCATGGAGCGAACGCTTCCCCCGGAAACCCTCGAGAGGTACGCCCGGATCGTCCGGAGCTTCCCCGAAGTACGGAACATCGACCGCCTGCGGGCGCGTACGCACGGCCACTACGTCCTTGTCGACCTGCGCATCGCCGTGGACGAAAACCTCACGGTCGCCCAAGGGCACGCACTGGGGCGGGCGGTAAAGGAAGCCCTCATCGCCGACGACCCCCGCATTCGCGAAGTCCTCGTCCACCTGAACCCGTATCCCTACCCGGCAACCGAAGGGGGGCGACCTGCGGCGGCCGAACCCTCCCGAAACGAGGGCGAAGGCATGCCGGGCGACCGGCCTCCGTAGGCTACGTCCCCCCTCCTTCGGGAGGGGGGCTTTCCGTAGATTTTCCCTCGGTTTCCTCCTCGAGAAGCTCGTACACCTCGTCGAGCTCGCGCCGCAGACGGAGCACTTCGTCGGCAAAGGAAAGGGCGGCCAGCACCGCAACCCGCGGAACGTCGAGGTGGGGACTTCGCGCGGCAATCTCCCGCATCCGCTGATCGACCATTTCCGCCAGGCGGTGGAGGTGCTGCTCCGTCGCATCCCCTTTGAGGTGGTACGTCTCGCCGAAGATCTTTACCCGGGCCGTCGTGGTCCGCTTCACCGCCTATCTCCCCCAATCTCCTCGTGCGGTAGGCGATGCGGCGCGCACGGGCGGCCCGCCTCCCTTAGGCCGTTCGCCACTCCACGGGAAACTCGGCTTCCAAGGCGCGGCGAATCGCCTCCATCCGCACGTCGACCTCTTCGTCCGTGAGCGTGCGATCCGATCTGCGGAAGAAGAAGGCGAGGGCGAGCGAACGCTTCCCCTGCGGCACCCCTTCCCCACGGTAGACGTCGAAGAGCACGACGTCTTCGAGTTCTTTCCCGGCGGCCGAACGGGCGGCGCGAAGGAGGGCCGCCGCGGAAACCTCTTCCGAGACGAAAAAGCTCAGGTCGCGGCGTACGCCGGGGAAACGGGGTACTTCTTCCGCCTGAACTTCGGGCGCGGCAAACGAGAAGAGGCGTTCGAGGTCTACCTCGAGAACTGCCGGCCGATAGAGACCGTACTCCTCGGCAACTTCCGGGTGAACCTCCGCCACGAGGCCCACGGGTTCTCCGCCCACGCGAAGTTCTGCCGTCCTTCCCGGATGTAGGCCTGGAAGAACCCGAGGGACTACGTCCCATGCGGCCCGAATCCCAAAGAGAGCGAGGAGCCCCTCGAAAACCCCCTTCGCGTCGTAGACGTCGACGCTTCGGCGTAAGCCGCGCCAGTGAAGGGGGTCTTTTTCTCCTGCAAGGAGAACCCCGAGGTGTAGAACTTCGCGTGCGGGGGTGTGGTGGGGGCGCGGAACGTGATCAAACGGGTCCCCTCCCTCCCCACGCGGGAAAAAGACGGGCCCTACCTCGAAGAGGCGTAGGTCGCGCTCTCCGCGACTGGCGTTGTACCGGGCGGCGGCGAGAAGCGAGGGAAGAAGGCTCGGGCGCAAATACACGTGGGCGTCGCTCATGGGGTGGAGCACCCGCAACGCGTCCGCAGGCCCGACCGTCACCCATTCGTCCCCCTGTCCGGCAGGAAGAAGGGCGGGGAAACGCCCGAGCTCTGCCTCGGACAGGAGGCGGTAGGCGTAGAGCTCGAAAAATCCCCAGCGGACGAGGGCGTGCCGGAGGCGGCGTCGGAGTTCCTGCGCAAAGTCCCTCCCCCGTCCGTCCACGACGCCGCCCGGTGACGCCGCAGGGATCTCCTCGTAGCCGACGAGGCGCGCGACTTCCTCGACGAGATCTTCGGGGATGCGTACGTCGAGGCGGCGCGTGGGGACTTCCACCGTCCAACCTTCTGAGGTGGAGACGGCGGGAAAGCCGAGGCGACGGAAGATGCCCTCCACCTGCTCGCGCGGAAGGCGCGTTCCAAGCAGGGTGTAGAGCTTCTTTTCCGAAAGCTCGATACGCGCCGGTTTGGGCAGGTCTGCCTCGGAAAATACACCGCCGGCGATGCCTCCGACGACGCGCCCGCCGGCGATCTGGACGATGAGCCCTGCGGCGCGATCGAGGGCGGCGCGGACGCGCCCGGGATCGACTCCGCGTTCGAAGCGCCGCGAGGCCTCGGAGCGAAGGCCGAGCGCCTGAGCCGTGCGGCGAATTTGTGCGGGGCGAAAGTAGGCGGACTCGAGAAAGACGCGCGTGGTCCCCTCCGTGATCTCCGAGTTCGCCCCGCCCATCACCCCGGCAATCCCCACGGGGCGGCCACCGTCCGTGATGAGGAGCATGCCCTCTCGGAGGACGCGTTCCCTCCCGTCCAAGGTGACGATTCGTTCCCCTTCCCGCGCCGGACGGACGCAAACCTCGCCGCTTGTGATCGCGTCGGCGTCGAAGGCGTGGAGCGGCTGACCGAACTCCAGCATCACGTAGTTCGTCACGTCCACGACGTTGTTCAGCGGGCGGATCCCCGCCGCGAGGAGGCGGTTTACGAGCCATTGGGGCGACGGTCCGATGCGCACCCCTTCGATGAGACGCCCGAAGTACACGGGCGCGTCGGCGGGAGCCTCGACGCGCACGCGGACGTCTGCATGCGGTTCCTCGGAAAAGAAGGGAACCTTGGGCTCGTAGACCTCGCGGTCCGCAAGCGCCGCAACCTCGTACGCCACGCCGAGCATGCTCAGGGCGTCGGCACGGTTGGGTGTGAGGTCGAGGACGAGCACGGTGTCGTCGAGGGCCAGGGCTTGAACGCCGTCCATCCCGACGCCCGTACCGGGGGGAAATACGTAGATTCCTTCCCGGAGCTCCCGAGGGAGAAGGTCGTCGTCGAGGCCGAGCTCGCGGTAGGAGACGAGCATCCCTTGGGAGAGGACGCCGCGAAACTCCCGAGCTTCGAGCGTAAGGCCAGGCAGCTTGGCCCCGGGCGGAGCAAAGAGGACGACGTCCCCCACACGGACGTTTGGCGCCCCGCTTACGACCGTGTATGTGTTCCCTCCCGCCTCGACGCGGGCGACGACGAGGCGGTCGGCGTTGGGATGCGGGGAAACGTCCACCACCCGGGCGGTGATCACCCCTTCGACCCCGCGGTTGCGCGCCTCTACGGCATCTACCTCGAGTCCCGCCATGGTCAAGCGTCGGGCGAGCTCGTCCGGATCGATGTCCCAGACGTCCACGTAGTCCGAAAGCCAGGAAAGCGAAACGCGCATCCTCTGCCCACCCTCCGTCGGAATGTCGCGACTTCACGCATGTACGCGGAACGGACGCAGGAAGCGCACGTCTCCCGTGTAGAAAGAACGGACGTCCTCCACGCCGTACTTGATCATCGCCAGGCGTTCGACACCGAGGCCAAAGGCAAAGCCGGACACGCGTTCCGGATCGTACCCCGCCCCACGGAGGACCTCCGGATGCACCATCCCCGCGCCCAAGACCTCGATCCACCCCGTGAACTTGCAGACGTTGCATCCAGCGCCGCCGCACTTGTGGCAGGAGACGTCCACTTCGACGCTCGGCTCCGTAAACGGGAAGAAGCTCGGCCGCAGGCGGATCCGCGTCCCTTCGCCAAAGAAGGCGCGGGCAAAGGCGAGAAGCGTGCCCTTGAGGTCGGCCAGACTCACCCCTTCGTCTACGACGAGACCCTCCACCTGCGTGAACATGTGGGAGTGGGTGGCGTCGTCTTCGTCGCGACGGTACACGGTACCCGGAGCGACGATGCGTACCGGCAGTCCGCCTCCGCGGGCGAGAAGCGTGCGAACTTGCACGGGCGAGGTGTGCGTGCGAAGGAGGACGTCCTCCGCCAGGTAGAAGCTGTCCTGCATGTCCCGCGCCGGATGGTCGGGGGGGATGTTCAGGCGTTCGAAGTTGTAGAGGTCCCACTCCACCTCCGGTCCCTCGACGACGGAGTAGCCGAGGTGGAGAAAGATCTCCTCGACCTCCTCGATCACGCGCAAAATCGGGTGTGACGCCCCGAGGGGGTACGGCTCCCCCGGGAGGGAAAGGTCGAGTCGTTCCGCTTCCAGGCGTCGCCGCGTCTCTTCCGCCCGAAGCGCGGCCCGGCGCTCCTCGTACGCACGCTCTACTTCTTCCCATGCGGCGTTGAGCGCCCGACCTGCGGCGGGACGCTCTTCCGGCGGAAGTTGCCGCAGACGCTCGCGGGCGAGCGAAAGGACGCCCCGCTTTCCGAGGTATTCGACGCGCAACCCCTCGAGGGCAGCCTCGTCAGCGGCCGAGGCGATGCGCGCACGCGCTTCCGAAGCGATCCGCTCAAATTCCGAAGGGTCGAACCTCGCAAGGTCCATCGGGAAACCTCCTCACCTGTCGCACGGCACCGGCGCCAAACAAGTCTGAGCGCATTATACCAAACTCCGCCGTATCTGCGCTTCCGCCCTTCGGGTGCGGTCCCGCGGACCCTCACTCTCCTTCCTCGCGCACCGGTCGCTTGAGCGTGTGTGCGCCCACGACGTCGTGCACGCTCTCTACGACCACGATGGCATCGGGATCGTAATCGAGGACCAAGGACTTAAGACGCGCGATCTCGAGGCGCGTGAGGACGATGTACAGGGCGGTACGCGGTTCTTCCCGTTCTCCGACGCAGGTCACCGCAAAACGGGTCACCGTACGGCCGAGCTCGCGCCCGACCGCCTCGGCGATTTCCCCGCCGGCGGTCGTCACGATGAGTACGGAACGCGATTCATCCAGACCCTGAAGGACGACGTCCACCGTGCGGAAGGCGACGTAGTACGCGAGGGCGGAATACATGCCGCTTTCCGGCGAAAGGAGGAAGGCCGCCAAGGCAAAGACGACGGCGTTTAAAGCGAGGGCGATTTCCCCCACGGAAAAGTCCGTCCGCTCGGAAAGGACGAGCGCCAAAAGGTCCATTCCGTCCACGGAAGCCTGGCCGCGAAGGATGAGCCCGATGCCTAACCCGACGAAAAGGCCCCCGAAGATGCTGGCGAGGATCGGACTTCCGGTGAGCGGAAACGGCGGCGCCAAGGCGCCGAGAAAAAATGCCAGCGCGAGAAGCGCGTACCCCGCCCCGAGCACGAAACGGCCTCCGAACTCCCGGAACCCGAGGTAAAGAAAGGGAGCGTTGAAGAAAAAGATCAAAGCGGGCAAAAAGAGGTGCAGACGGTAGGCGAGGAGCATCGCCAACCCGTTGACCCCCGCGTCGACGATGTGGTGCGGCAGAAAGAACCGGGAAAAGCCGAAGGCGACGAAGAACGCACCGAGGGTGAGCGGAAGAAAACGCCAAAAAGGGTGGCGGCAAGGGCCGCA includes:
- a CDS encoding DNA recombination protein RmuC, whose translation is MPDGVWGVHVPVGVVFVLVVVAFGLGWWAARRFSRGGGASEDRVFGTLDRLARSLESEQRTFVQQMGLLSERLMDLVAGSEGRLERLEARVAEELHRIRDENERTLESLRRTVDEKLETTLEARLGASFRLVSERLEEVHRGLGEMRALAEGVGDLRRILANVKRRGVLGEVQLENILSDILLPEQYARDVRVNPNSEERVDFAVRLPGRTAGEGMWLPIDAKFPLADVEAYLAAEEAGDPEAVRRARRRFVERLRLEAQKVREKYVVPPHTTDFALLFLPFESLYAEALREPGLFETLQREWRVVLVGPTTLAAILHSLSLGLRTVAIERRAGEVWELLRRVQADFSRLADLLSRTRRKLDEALRAVDAAELERERLSRRLRGVFDLPEEESDRASGERPPADADAGRGADTSFLASEAEERYT
- a CDS encoding cation diffusion facilitator family transporter codes for the protein MEDDRTRARIEARLGILSALGNAFLALLKLGLGWAGQSRALFADGIHNVADLLVGGVGALSARVAEKPPDEDHPYGHGKAEVLAAAGVAAFLGVLALLLAVQGIASFGNPEPPIPSWETLAAALFSLGLKGVLYRATIREAERLSSYALQAVALDHRSDIWGSLAAALGILGSYLACATPFAWFRHADAVGSVVVAALILRMAYDLLRETGDILMERTLPPETLERYARIVRSFPEVRNIDRLRARTHGHYVLVDLRIAVDENLTVAQGHALGRAVKEALIADDPRIREVLVHLNPYPYPATEGGRPAAAEPSRNEGEGMPGDRPP
- a CDS encoding cell division protein ZapA, encoding MKRTTTARVKIFGETYHLKGDATEQHLHRLAEMVDQRMREIAARSPHLDVPRVAVLAALSFADEVLRLRRELDEVYELLEEETEGKSTESPPPEGGGT
- the pheT gene encoding phenylalanine--tRNA ligase subunit beta gives rise to the protein MRVSLSWLSDYVDVWDIDPDELARRLTMAGLEVDAVEARNRGVEGVITARVVDVSPHPNADRLVVARVEAGGNTYTVVSGAPNVRVGDVVLFAPPGAKLPGLTLEAREFRGVLSQGMLVSYRELGLDDDLLPRELREGIYVFPPGTGVGMDGVQALALDDTVLVLDLTPNRADALSMLGVAYEVAALADREVYEPKVPFFSEEPHADVRVRVEAPADAPVYFGRLIEGVRIGPSPQWLVNRLLAAGIRPLNNVVDVTNYVMLEFGQPLHAFDADAITSGEVCVRPAREGERIVTLDGRERVLREGMLLITDGGRPVGIAGVMGGANSEITEGTTRVFLESAYFRPAQIRRTAQALGLRSEASRRFERGVDPGRVRAALDRAAGLIVQIAGGRVVGGIAGGVFSEADLPKPARIELSEKKLYTLLGTRLPREQVEGIFRRLGFPAVSTSEGWTVEVPTRRLDVRIPEDLVEEVARLVGYEEIPAASPGGVVDGRGRDFAQELRRRLRHALVRWGFFELYAYRLLSEAELGRFPALLPAGQGDEWVTVGPADALRVLHPMSDAHVYLRPSLLPSLLAAARYNASRGERDLRLFEVGPVFFPRGEGGDPFDHVPRPHHTPAREVLHLGVLLAGEKDPLHWRGLRRSVDVYDAKGVFEGLLALFGIRAAWDVVPRVLPGLHPGRTAELRVGGEPVGLVAEVHPEVAEEYGLYRPAVLEVDLERLFSFAAPEVQAEEVPRFPGVRRDLSFFVSEEVSAAALLRAARSAAGKELEDVVLFDVYRGEGVPQGKRSLALAFFFRRSDRTLTDEEVDVRMEAIRRALEAEFPVEWRTA
- the pheS gene encoding phenylalanine--tRNA ligase subunit alpha; the encoded protein is MDLARFDPSEFERIASEARARIASAADEAALEGLRVEYLGKRGVLSLARERLRQLPPEERPAAGRALNAAWEEVERAYEERRAALRAEETRRRLEAERLDLSLPGEPYPLGASHPILRVIEEVEEIFLHLGYSVVEGPEVEWDLYNFERLNIPPDHPARDMQDSFYLAEDVLLRTHTSPVQVRTLLARGGGLPVRIVAPGTVYRRDEDDATHSHMFTQVEGLVVDEGVSLADLKGTLLAFARAFFGEGTRIRLRPSFFPFTEPSVEVDVSCHKCGGAGCNVCKFTGWIEVLGAGMVHPEVLRGAGYDPERVSGFAFGLGVERLAMIKYGVEDVRSFYTGDVRFLRPFRVHA
- a CDS encoding YitT family protein — translated: MSTPPKPRMGSGAVPRCGPCRHPFWRFLPLTLGAFFVAFGFSRFFLPHHIVDAGVNGLAMLLAYRLHLFLPALIFFFNAPFLYLGFREFGGRFVLGAGYALLALAFFLGALAPPFPLTGSPILASIFGGLFVGLGIGLILRGQASVDGMDLLALVLSERTDFSVGEIALALNAVVFALAAFLLSPESGMYSALAYYVAFRTVDVVLQGLDESRSVLIVTTAGGEIAEAVGRELGRTVTRFAVTCVGEREEPRTALYIVLTRLEIARLKSLVLDYDPDAIVVVESVHDVVGAHTLKRPVREEGE